In Pseudomonas lutea, the genomic stretch GCAGTCGAGCAGCGGACCGTCGGCGATCACGCCCATGCCGCATTCGTGCAACGACTCGAAACACAATTGCAGCGGTTCCAGAAGCTCACGGTTCTCGTGCAGCACCTCATCGGGGGCAGCCTGCGTGACGCCCAACGACGCGTGGGCCCAATTGCGGGTCGCCCGCAGCCGTTCACGCAGTTGTTTGAGAACGCTGCGATAAGGCTCGGCGCTGTCACCGGCGGCAGCCATCAGGGCCGGGCTCGCCTGTTGCATTGAAAGCTCGGCGGCCAGTTGATCGACGTCCCGCAGGTACAAGTCGGCGGCCATCCAGCGCGCCAGTAGCAGCACCTCGCGCGTCACGGCTGCAGTGACATTGGGGTTACCGTCACGGTCGCCACCCATCCACGAAGCGAAGCGGATCGGCGCCGACTCCAGCGGCAGGTGCAAGCCGGTGGCGGCATGCAGGGCCTGATCGGCCTTGCGCAGGTAATTGGGGATGGCTTGCCACAGGGAATTTTCGATCACCGCGAAGCCCCACTTCGCTTCGTCCACAGGCGTGGGACGCACGCGACGGATCTCTTCGGTGTGCCACGCCTCGGCGATCAACCGCTGCAGACGCTCGGTGATCTGCTCACGCTCATGGCGATTCAGATCACGATGGTCCAGCGCTGCCAACTGGGCGGCGATGGCATCGTACTTTTGAATCAACGTGCGCCGCGCCACTTCGGTCGGGTGCGCGGTCAGCACCAGTTCGATTTCCAGGGTGGTGAGTTGTTGCGCCAGCGCTTGCGGGGTCTGACCGGCCTGCTTCAAACGCTCCAGCAGCTCGGGCAAGACCCTGGACTCAAAGGGCTGCGGCTTGCTGTCGTCGCGACGATGAATCAGCTGATACTGCTCAGCGATGTTGGCCAGGTTAAGAAACTGGTTGAATGCGCGCGCCACTGGCAGCACTTCATCTTCGCCCAATCCCTCAAGGCTGGAACTCAGCTGCTCGGTGCCCTGGGTCGATGCATGCCGGTCAGCCTTGGCGCTTTTGCGAATGCGTTCGATCTTGTCGAGAAAATCAGCGCCATGCTGATCGCGAATCGTGTTGCCCAACAGCTCACCCAGCAGGTGAACGTCCTCGCGCAATCGTGCATCGATATCAACCATCCAGCCTCTCCTTCAGCTTTATTGTTCTCACAGGCCGGCGTTCATGGGGATTGGGTCATCCCCTATGAGCCGCTCGAGTCCGCCACCTGAAAATGGCCGCTGCCCAACGGGGCGTCAAGAAGCCTTTTATGGCTGCCCAACGGAACGGCTGCGGGGGTTTCGTTTCTATCTCTATCGAGGGCCAGGTGTATAGAGCGACAAATCCATAGCCCTGCGCAACCCTCGGGACATTTCCCGTGCAGAGGGAGCTAGTCTCAGTCACACGCTTCGCCAAGACCAGGCCCGACATCCAACGCCCGTCGTACGACGGAACTGATGAGGTATTCATGAAAATCCGAGAGCTCGCCGAACAATGGGAACAGAACGCCAAGGGTCGTCTGACCGAGACTGCCTACGCCATTCATCTGGATGTCGAGGCGGCCGCACGCCTGGCCGCGATTGCCGAGATGTATCCCAAGCGAACGCCCGAGGAACTGCTGGGTGAGCTGATAGGCGCCGCGCTGGAAGAACTGGAGGCCAGCTTTCCCTATGTGCGCGGTCAGCACATTGTCGCGACGGATGAAGAAGGCAACCCGCTTTACGAGGACGTGGGCCCGACGCCCCGCTTTCTGGAGTTGTCCCGGCGTCATCTGCAGGAGATCGCGGACCGCGAAGCGCTGTGATCTTCCTGCTGAAGGCCGCGATGCTGGGTATTTTCCTGTGCGAATCGGCGTTACGGGAAGGTCGGCGTTATGCGTCATTTTTTTGAGCGTCAAATTCACAACACGTAACAAATCCTGACCCTGTGTTTGAAAAAATGTGTGAACTATTCAAAAAACGCAGCGGTCCGACCAGTTAGCCATTGCAGGAAAGCCGCCATATGGCAGCGGACGTGACGAAATACTATCCATCCGCATGTGCTCATCGCTCAATGGAACAACCAAGTTTTCAGGAGTTACGAAATGGAGTTGACCACCATGAACACCAGCACTGCCAAAACCACGTTCAATCGCCTGCGCGGCCTGAAGCTGGCTGCGCTGGCGCTGGGCACCAGCGTTCTTCTGGCTGGTTGCGCAGGTAATCCTCCAAGCGAGCAGTACGCCGTGACCCAGTCGGCCGTCAATGCCGCTGTCACTGCTGGCGGTACCGAATACGCCGCGGTTGAAATGAAGTCCGCTCAGGACAAATTCAAGCAAGCCGAGCTGGCGATGCAGGAAAAGCACTACGACGAAGCTCGTAAATATGCCGAACAGGCCGAGTGGGATGCACGTGTAGCCGAGCGTAAGGCCCAGGCCGCCAAGGCACAGAAAGCGGTGCAGGATGCTCGTCAGGGCGTCAATGAGTTGCGTGAAGAAGGCATGCGTCAGGTTCAGCCTGTCACTCAGTAATCCCTCGCAATTCAAGCATTGGCCATCGAGTTAAAGGACGAAAATATTATGCGTAAACAAGTACTTATTCCTGCCCTGCTGGCTCTGAGCGTTGGTCTGGCGGCGTGCTCTTCGCAGCCGAACGTCAACCTGGAACAAGCCCGCACCAATTACTCGGCGCTGCAAAGCAACCCGAAAGCCACTGAACTGGCCGCGCTGGAAACCAAAGACGCGAGCGAGTGGCTGGACAAGGCTGACGCTGCGTACCGCAACAACGATGACCAGAAGAAGGTCGATCAACTGGCTTACCTGACCAACCAGCGTGTTGAGTTGGCCAAGCAGACGATCAACCTGAAGACTGCTGAAAACGACCTGAAAAACGCATCGGCCCAACGCGCTCAGGCACGTCTGGATGCTCGCGACGCTCAAATCAAGGCGCTGCAGAACAGCCTGAACGCCAAGCAAACCGAACGTGGCACCCTGGTGACCTTCGGTGACGTACTGTTCGATCTGAACAAGGCTGAGCTGAAGTCGTCCGGCCTGGTTAACGTCAACAAGCTGGCCCAGTTCCTGTCGGAAAACCCGGATCGCAAAGTCATCGTTGAAGGCTACACCGACAGCACCGGTTCGGCCGCTTACAACGATTCGCTGTCCGAGCGCCGCGCCAACTCCGTGCGCATGGCACTGATCAAGATGGGCGTAGGCCCAGAGCGCATCGTTGCCCAGGGTTATGGCAAAGAGTACCCGGTGGCTGACAACGCCAGCGCCTCGGGTCGTGCCATGAACCGTCGTGTGGAAGTGACAATTTCCAACGACAATCAGCCAGTAGCACCGCGTTCTTCGATGCAGTAATGCGGTAGTAGCGGCAACAAAAAGCCCCGCCTGTTGAAAGACAGGCGGGGCTTTTTTGTGGCGCAAATGTGCGGGTAATCTGAAATTACGAGCCCTGGGGGAGCGAGCTTGCTTGCTTGCGAATCAGCGTGTTCCGACGTTAAAGAGACGAGCGACGGTGCGGCCTCTTCGTGAGCAAGCTCACTCCCACAAATCCTGACCGCGCGGACTTTCACTCATGGCGCTCTGTCGCTCTATCGCTTAGCCGCTCTGCCCCTCACGGTTGAGACGACGACGGCGCGCTACCGGTTTGAGGATCAGGATAATTGGGGATTTCACCCAGCCTGCGCAGGCCGTTGAAGTGCTGCGGATCGTCCAGATAACGAACCATGACCTCGCGCCAGGTGGGGTCGCCGAAGGTCTGAACATGAGGCCCGCGGGTCAGCTGCAGCACGCGCGGCAACGGCGCGGCCTGATACAGGCTGATGCCGTTGTGCAGCGGCACTTGCGTGTCGTCCAGGCTTTGGAATAGCAACATCGGCGTGCCCTTCAGCTGAGGCATGCCATTGATGGCGCTGTCGGCATCGGGGATCACCCATGACAGCGGCCGCTTGAAGGGCCAGGTGAGCCAGGCTGTGCCGAGGGTATAACGCGCCACCTCGCGGTAGCTTGCCGGAACGCCATCAAGCACCAGCGCTTTGACCCGCGCGCGCTGCTGCGGATGTTCGGACAGGTAGTGCACGGCCAGCGCCCCGCCAATACTCTGGCCGAGGACCACCAGAGGCTTGCCCTGCACTTCGGGTGCGGCGTTCAGCCAGTCAAGAGCCGCGTCGATGTCTTGGTAGATGGCTGGCAGACTGGGCTCACCCTCGGACAGGCCATAGCCGCGATAGTCCACCAGCAGCACTTGGTAGCCCTGCTCCGGCAACCACCCACTTCCCGCCAGATGCCACGCCATGTTGCCGCCGTTGCCATGCAGGTGCAGCACGGTGCCCTTCAACGGTACGCCGGGCTTTGCCGGCAGAAACCAGGCGTTGAGCCGGGTGCCGTCGGCGGCGGTAAGAGTGACATCGCGCCAGGCCAGGTGCGCTTTGTCCGGCGTCAGCGGCAGACCGCGTTCCGGGTAGAACAGCAGTTCGCTGCAGCCACTGAGGGTGATAGCGAGGAACAAGATGAGAAAACGCTTCAAGCGATGTCCTTGTTTTCATGATAACGGGCACGACACACAACCGTAGGAGCCGGCTTGCTGGCGAACGCGTCAGTGGAGTCGATATCTGCGCAGCTGACCCAACGCCTTCGCCAGCAAGCCGGCTCCTACAGGTTCCAGGCCAATGCGTGGATCTTGCATTGGGCGTTTCACCCACGGGCATGAATGTCTTACAGGATATTTGAGTAATCCGCTTCGATCAGGTGCAGGTGCAGGTGCAGGTTTCAGATTTCAAGCCCAGCCCAGGCCCAGGGCTTAGGTGACGGAGCTAAATGCGATGTACGTCTATCCGCAGCATAGGCCACGACATAAGCCACGACACACGACCGTAGGAGCCGGCTTGCTGGCGAACGCGTCAGTGGAGTCAATATCTGCGCAGCTGACCCTACGCCTTCGCCAGCAAGCCGGCTCTTACAGGTTTCAGGCCAATGCGTGGATCTTGCATTGGTCGTTTCGCCCACAGGCATGAACGCTTCACAGGATATTCGAGTAATCCGCTTCGATCCGGTCCAGGCTGAGGTGATTGAGGAAGTTGGAGAAACACATCCAGGCCGAGAGCGCGTTCATGTCGCGGAACTGGTCAGGCAGATATTTGGGCGGCACCACCAGGCCTTCGTCCACCAGCTGGCGCAACGTGCGCATGTCTTCCAGCGTGGTCTTGCCGCAGAACAACAGCGGCACTTGCTCCAGCTTGCCCTTGCGCACGGCAAGCTGGATGTAGTTGTAGACCATGATGAAGCCCTTGAGGTAGGACAAATCCTTGGTAAATGGCAGACCGGTAGGCACCGAGCCGCGGAACACACGACTGGCGTTGCCGTAGCTTTCCGACATGCCGAAGCCCTGCTCGCGGTAGAAGTCGAACACCTGCAGAAAGTCCGCCCCCTCCTCGGCCATATGAATCGCCCGGGTGCGGTTGGTCAGTTTGCGCAGGCGGCTTGGGTAGGAGGCAAAACCGATGATCTCCATGAGAATCGCCAGCCCTTCCTGAGTCACTGTCGACGAGGGCGGCCCCTTGGACAGGAAGGTACAGATCGGCTGGTTCTGGCCGTTGAGCGTGGTGCCTACGTGTACCAGCCCTTCGTGGACCTCAAGGGCGCGCACGTCACGTTCGTTGAACATCGCATCGCTGCGGATCTTGATGTAATCCGCCCCCGCCGCAGCGTCGGCCACGATGCCGTCGGACTCGAACACCCGGATCGTCTCCTCCGCCTCGCCAAACGTGCGATTGAGCCGAGTCTGCAGCATGGCGACGGCGTCTTTGGCCGTCAGCACTTTCGGCTCATCCTTGAGATCGCCACGCCCGGCAATGTTGTTCAGGTAATCCGACAGCATCATGCCCAGATCCGACAGCGTCGGGTCCCCCGCATGAAACGCATCGGAAGCGGCGCCGTAGAGCTCCTGGGAGATCAGGCCGAAGTCAGGGGTGCCACGCGCTTCGAGCATGCGGATGACCATCCGGTACTCCTTGCACATGCGGCGCATGATTTGCCCGACCGGATTGAACTGGCCGAGTTGACGCGTGATGTCGCGTTCAATGTTCTGGAATTCCAGCTTCACCGCGCCCGAGTCAAAGCCCAGCGGGCGATTTTCGTAGTAGGCGCGATCGACTTCAGGCATGTGCTTGCCTTTGCCGTCGAGGAAGGTTTTGCGGACGTTGTCATCCCACTTCACGGCATCAAGAACCCGGATCGGGGTCTGCGCCAACACGATACGATCGGACAACGTGCGAATAGTCTGTTGGTATTCGTCCACCCGGAACCCCTTATTGAACCTTTGCGCTATTTGGTCATGCGCTGATATTGAGCCGCTTTGAGAAAGACGTCGGAATTGGCCGGGTCATCAAGGTAGGCGAAGACTTTGTCCATCGAACTGGAGATCAGCATGCCATCGCCCTTCACCGTATCGACGCGCTCGCCATCGAGAACCTTCTGCTCGACCAGCTGCTGAAATCGCTCCAGGTCGAGGTCATAGACCACCAGTTCGTCAGCGCCGTTCTCGTTGTCCATCAGATCGAAACCGGCGATGACGTAATTGGCCCCGTATTTGGCAGGTAGCGCCGCGGACACGTACCAGCGGCTGCCATGGCGCGACACAGTGAAGACGTACTCGTCGCGGTGCTTGCGGTCGCCTTTGCGGTAGCTCACCGCCTTGTAGCGCTCGGGACCGGCGCGGCTGATTTCCAACTCGAGTGGCTCGCCCCACGCGTTTTTGCTGCTCCAGGTGCCGAGCAATTTGGGCGGGGCAGTGGTGCTGAGCGGGATCGGGTCCTTGAAAGTCACCAGGCATCCGCTCAACAGCACGAACGACATGGCGAGCAACACGCTCCAGACTTTCATCGGGTTCTCCTTGAGGTATCAGCCAGCCATCGGCTTGGCAGTGCCCAGTACCAGATGCATCTGGCGAGTAAGAATAGCGAGCATTTCTTCGTCGGCGTCGGGTTGAGGTCCACTGAGCAGGCCCTGATATTCCATCCGGCAGATGAGCCCCGTCAACACTTGAGCATCCAGCTGTGGCTGAAGCGAGCCCATGACCTCGAGAAACTGGGCACTGCCTTGCAGCAATATCTGCTGGTGGGCACTTACCAGTGGCGCCAAACGCGGGTTGATCAGGGCTTCAAGACGGAATGCGTGCTCTGCAATGAGCTGGTCGCGGCGGGTCAGCAATTGATGGCGCACGTACTCCATGGTCATCCGGGCTATTTCGTCCGCCAGACGCGCGCGGGCTTCTGCGCTGCCGTCGTTGCGGGCAACCATCTCGCGCAGCAACGCCTCGGTGCTGGTCCACAACTTGGCCATGTAGGCGGCGCTGCGCTCGACGTATTGAGCGAAGGCATCGGTGAGCAGGTCATCGATGTCCTTGAAGTAATAGGTGGTCGCAGACAGCGGGACCTGCGCCTCGGCCGCCACCGCACGATGCCGCACCGCCCGCACGCCATCGCGGATGAGAATGCGCATGGCAGCATCCAGAATCTGCTGGCGACGCTGCTCGCTGCCCTCTCGACTCGCCTTGCGGCCCTGATACCGAACACTTTGTGCGACGGCCGTGGCCATGCCAGCGGCTCCCTTTTGAGGGGTCATGCGGTTCACGACGGGGTTTCCTTTTTTGAATCATTCAACATACATCACCTGACGTCGGCGCCTGAACCGACGCCTTCGCGGGCAAGCGCGCTCCTACAATCGACCGCGGCCCATACTCAATCGCGTGCGGCGCGATTCCCGCAATGCGGGTGATCCCCTGTAGGAGCGCGCGTGCCCGCGAAGCTGTTGATTGGCGGTGCGAGCGCCTGATCGCAACGCTTCTGATCTGATGCAGGAACGCGCTTACTCGCCACATTCTTTGCGGCGGGCCTGCCTTCTGTATCTGATCAGGCAAAAAAAAGCCGCCCTGCACAGGCGGCTTGTTTTAACGCTTAGGCTTGCGGCCGCATGTGCGGGAACAGGATGACATCGCGTATGGACGGCGAGTTGGTCAGCAACATGACCAGACGGTCGATGCCGATACCCTCGCCCGCTGTCGGCGGCATGCCGTACTCCAGCGCGCGAACGAAGTCGGCGTCGTAGTGCATGGCTTCGTCGTCGCCGGCGTCCTTGTCGGCCACCTGCGCCATGAAGCGCTCGGCCTGATCTTCCGCGTCATTGAGCTCGGAATAGGCGTTGGCGATCTCGCGACCACCAATGAACAACTCGAAGCGGTCAGTGACGTTCGGGTTTTCATCGTTGCGACGGGCCAGCGGCGAGACTTCGAACGGGTACTGAGTGATGAAGTGTGGCTGCTCCAGCTTGTGCTCGACCAACTCCTCGAAAATCATCACTTGCAGCTTGCCCAGACCTTCGAAGCCCAGCACCTTGGCGCCGGCTTTCTTGGCGATGGCACGCGCCTTGTCGATGTCGTTCAGGTCATCGGCGGTCAGCTCAGGGTTGTACTTGAGGATAGAGTCGAACACCGACAGACGAACGAACGGTTCGCCGAAGTGGAAGACCTTGTCGCCGTATGGAACGTCGGTGCTGCCGAGCACCAACTGCGCCAGCTCGCGGAACAGCTCCTCGGTCAGGTCCATGTTGTCTTCGTAATCGGCATAGGCCTGGTAGAACTCGAGCATGGTGAACTCGGGGTTGTGCCGGGTCGAGACGCCTTCGTTACGGAAGTTGCGGTTGATCTCGAACACTTTTTCGAAACCGCCTACCACCAGACGCTTGAGGTACAGCTCAGGCGCGATGCGCAGGAACATTTCCAGGTCCAGCGCGTTGTGGTGCGTCTCGAACGGCTTGGCTGCAGCGCCGCCGGGAATGGTCTGCAACATCGGCGTTTCGACTTCGAGGAAGTCGCGCTTCATCAGGAAGCTGCGGATGTGGGCAATGACTTTCGAGCGAACGCGGAAGGTTTCGCGCACATCTTCGTTGACGATCAAGTCGACGTAACGCTGGCGATAACGCTGCTCGGTATCGACCAGGCCGTGATGCTTGTCCGGCAACGGACGCAGGGATTTGGTCAGCAGGCGCACGCTGGTCATTTCGACATAAAGGTCGCCCTTGCCGGAACGGGCCAGGGTGCCTTCGGCGGCAATAATATCGCCCATGTCCCAGGTTTTGACCGAGGCCAGGGTTTCTTCCGGAAGCGTCTTGCGGTTGACGTAGACCTGGATGCGTCCGGTCATGTCCTGAATCACCATGAACGAGCCACGGTTGAGCATGATGCGCCCGGCAACCTTAACCGGAATCGCCGCTTCAGCCAGCTCTTCCCTGGTTTTGTCCGCGTATTGTTGCTGCAGGTCGTTGCAGTAGTTTTCGCGACGGAAGTCGTTCGGGAAGGCATTGCCTTTGGCGCGCTCGGCCGCAAGCTTTTCCTTGCGCAGGGCGATCAGGCTGTTTTCTTCCTGTTGCTGGGCTTGCGGGTCGAGTTGTTGGTCGCTCATGTCTTGATTATCCATCACAGGTTCGTGGCCCTTCGTCTGGCCGGGAAGCGCGACGAAGGATCGCGGGCGGCGACGTCGTGAGGACGCGCCCGACCCGCAACAGTGGTGTGGCGATTACAGGCCCTGTTTAAGGCTCGCGATCAGGTATTCGTCGATGTCACCATCGAGCACCTTGTCGCAATCGCTGCGTTCGACGCTGGTGCGCAGGTCCTTGATACGCGAAGCATCAAGCACGTACGAACGGATCTGGTGACCCCAGCCGATGTCCGACTTGGTGTCTTCCAGCGCTTGCGAAGCCGCGTTGCGCTTCTGCACTTCCTGCTCGTACAAGCGCGCCCGCAACATCTTCATCGCGGTGTCTTTGTTGGCGTGCTGGGAGCGCTCGTTTTGGCAACTGACCACGGTGTTGGTCGGAACGTGGGTGATCCGGACCGCCGAGTCGGTGGTGTTAACGTGCTGACCACCGGCGCCCGAGGAGCGGTAGGTGTCGATGCGCAGGTCCGACGGGTTGATGTCGATTTCGATGTTGTCATCGATTTCCGGCGACACGAACACGGCCGAGAACGAGGTGTGGCGACGGTTGCCGGAGTCGAACGGGCTCTTGCGGACCAGACGGTGAACGCCGATTTCGGTGCGCAGCCAGCCGAACGCGTATTCGCCCTTGATGTGGACCGTGGCACCCTTGATACCGGCGACTTCACCGGCCGACAGTTCCATGATGGTGGCGTCGAAGCCACGCTTGTCAGCCCAGCGCAGGTACATGCGCAGCAGGATGTTCGCCCAGTCCTGGGCTTCGGTACCGCCGGAGCCGGCCTGGATGTCAAGGTAGGCGTTGTTCTGGTCCATTTCGCCGCTGAACATGCGGCGGAATTCCAGCTTCTCCAGCGACTCGCGCAGACGCTCGACTTCAGCGGCCACGTCGTCGACAGCGGCCTGGTCTTCTTCTTCGGCGGACATGAGCAGCAGGTCTTTGGCGTCTGCCAGACCGGAGCTCATTTCGTCGAGGGTGTCGACGATCTGCGCCAGCAGCGAACGCTCGCGGCCCAGCTCCTGGGCGTAAGACGGGTTGTTCCAGACGTTTGGATCTTCGAGCTCGCGGTTAACTTCGGTCAGACGATCATGCTTTTGATCGTAGTCAAAGATACCCCCGAATGGTTTCGGAGCGCTCGGAGAGGTCCTTGATGCTGTTTAGGATCGGGTTGATTTCCATGGTAGGCAGCACTCGCAGGCGATTTTCACAAAGCCGGCGAGTATAGCGCAGCCACACCTGCGATGGCAGTCCGTTGGGCAGGGTCAGCAAACGGCGCGGGAGGGAGAAGCGCCCCGCAAAGGAGCGCTGCGCCGTATTCACTGACCTCTCGAAATCCAGGGAGCGAACGTCAGGGTAAAAGTATTGGACGCTGGAACAGGAGGGGAGCCGAGTTCATCAGGTTCATACAGGAAGAACTTATAGGTCCCTGCGTTAAACAATAATGTTGACGTTTCCCACTGATCAACTCCTTCGCCGAGGGACAGCGCCTGTCCAAAAACAAACCCCTCGAATACCACGGCCAGGCAGTAGTCCCTCGCCAGACCATTGCCAGACCATTCCAACACCGGAGACGAGGTCGTCCCTCCATCGGGAACTGGTTCTCTCTCTTCACCGGTAACACAGTCAATGCTGGGCTTCATCTCCATTTCGTCCATCTTGAGTTCCTTTCACAAGCGCGAAACTGCAGAAGCGGCAGCGTGCAGAGTGGCTGGCTCCAGCCACCCTGCACCACCGCAGGAGAACTACTTTCGGGTCACCTTGAACGAGGTCCCGACTGGTTCATCGTTGTCGTCAGTGTCGATCAGATAAAACTCATACTTGCCCGGTGAACCCAGATTGGTGGGCGCGTTCCAGGTACCGCCAGTGGAATTTGCTGGTGGCCCGAACGGTACCGAAGAGACCTTACCGTCCGCTCCTTTACTCATCAAAAAATACCTTTTCGGGTCACCGATGCCACTCAACTTTATGACATGCTTTTTAGTGCTATCGCCGTTCGGTATCTCGGTTTCCGAATCGCCTTCAGTGACTCGGGTGATGCCAGGTTTCTGAGCCATTTCCTGATTCCTTCCATGTATAGGTGGGCTGCTGGACGCCATCCATTGCGCGGAAAGCCGTCAGCCAAAACCACTGTCCTGGTCAGGCGAGCGCCTGATGTTCGCGGATTGTGGTTGGAGGAGTATGCGCGCGAGTGCGCGGCGGGGAACCTGTCACATGTGACAGTCGGCCGTTGTCCGCTGGACCTCGGAGGGATGAGTGCAGGTAAAGGCAATCAGGCCCGGTCTATCATCGTCAACCTATCCTCGAACCTTGCCAGGCGCAGCCGGCGAGAAAACACCGCTTGCGCCGGACTACCCCACCGCCACCTGATTGCGTCCATTGTGCTTGGCCGCATACAGCCCTTGATCCGCGCTCTGAATCAACTGCCTGCTGTGGCTGCCCACCTGCGGCACAACGGTTGCCAAGCCAATGCTGACCGTCAGGCTGGAGCCCTGGCTGGGGGCGATGTGGGGGATGTTCATGCTGGCGATGGATTGGCGCAGTTTTTCTGCCAGCAGACGTGCCCCGCCTGGCGAAGTATTGGGCAGCACGAGGGCAAATTCTTCGCCGCCATAACGGGCCGGGAGGTCGGACGGACGGCTGGAGTTGGCGCGGATGGCCTTGGCGACCTGACGCAGCGCTTCATCCCCTTCGAGATGCCCAAACGCATCGTTGTAGGCCTTGAAGTAATCCACGTCGATCATCAACAGCGACAGCTGCGTCTGTTCGCGAATGGAGCGGCGCCACTCAAGTTCCAGGTATTCGTCGAAGTGTCGGCGGTTGGACAGCCCGGTCAGGCCGTCGGAATTCATCAGGCGCTGCAACACCAGGTTGGTGTCCAGCAGCTGCTGCTGGCTGACGCGCAATGCACGGTAGGCCTCATCGCGCTGCAGCAGGGTCATGTAGGAGCGCGAATGATAACGGATGCGCGCCACCAGCTCGATGTTGTCGGGCAGCTTGACCAGATAGTCATTGGCGCCGGCCGCAAAAGCGGCGCTCTTGATCAGGGGATCTTCCTTGGTCGAGAGCACGATGATCGGGATGTCACGGGTCTTGGGATTGGCGCGGTACTCGCGCACCAGGGTCAAACCATCCAGACCGGGCATGACCAGGTCCTGAAGGATCACTGTCGGCTTGATGAGGATCGCCTGGGCAATCGCCTGATGCGGGTCTGCGCAAAAATGAAAGTCGATGTTTTCCTGATGCGCCAGCCCGCGCCGGACAGCCTCGCCGATCATGGCCTGATCGTCGACGAGCAACACCATGGCAGCGTTTTCATCCGTGGCGTTCAGATCGTCCAGTTGCAAATCATGCATGCAGGGTCTCCTGGTCACAGGCGGGCTGTGAAGTCACCTGGAAATTCATTGGGTGAATACCTCTTTCAAGCGAGGTGCGATCGAGTCCAGTGAGCGAATTTCCATGGCAGCGTCGATGGCGGCCGCCGCTTTGGGCATGCCGTACACCGCACAACTTTCCTGATTCTGGGCGATGGTCAGAAACCCCCGCTGACGCATCAGCTTGAGTCCCTGCGCGCCATCTCGGCCCATGCCGGTCAACAAAACACCCACTGCGTCACCATTCCAATAGCGGGCCACACTTTCGAAAAACACGTCGATGGAGGGCCTGTAAATTTCGTTAACCGGCTCTGCGGTGTACGCCAGCGTGCCGTTCTTGAGCAGACGAATATGGTGGTTGGTGCCCGCCAGGAGCACCGTCCCCGCTTGGGGGGGCTCGCCGTCGCGCGCCAGCCTGACCTCAAGCCCCGAAGAACTTGTCAGCCATTGCGCCATCCCCTCGGCGAATACCTGGTCCACGTGCTGCACCAGCACGATCGCGGCCGGAAAACCCTTCGGCAGCGCCTTGAGCAGTATTTCCAGCGCCGCCGGCCCGCCAGCCGATGAGCCGATAGCGATCAACCGTTGACGCTGCGCCGAATCGCGCACCGGTGGCGGCGCCGGGCGAGCCCGCGTGTCTCGCTCGCCAATGAGCCAGCCTATATTAAGAATCTTGCGCAACAAAGGTGCGGCTGCATCCTTGGGATTGCCAGCACCCAGGGCGGGCGTGTCGACCACATCCAGCGCGCCGTGGCCCATGGCCTCGAACACACGGTGGACATTTTGCTCGCGGTCCACGGTAACGATGACGATCGCACACGGCGTCGCCGCCATGATACGTCGAGTCGCCTCCACGCCGTCCATCACCGGCATGATCAGGTCCATCAATATCAGATCGGGCGTCAACTCGGCGCAGCGCTCGACCGCCTCGGCGCCGTTGCCCGCGACCCACGCTATCTGGTGCGCCGGCTCGAAAGCCAGCGCACGGCGCAA encodes the following:
- a CDS encoding response regulator, whose translation is MHDLQLDDLNATDENAAMVLLVDDQAMIGEAVRRGLAHQENIDFHFCADPHQAIAQAILIKPTVILQDLVMPGLDGLTLVREYRANPKTRDIPIIVLSTKEDPLIKSAAFAAGANDYLVKLPDNIELVARIRYHSRSYMTLLQRDEAYRALRVSQQQLLDTNLVLQRLMNSDGLTGLSNRRHFDEYLELEWRRSIREQTQLSLLMIDVDYFKAYNDAFGHLEGDEALRQVAKAIRANSSRPSDLPARYGGEEFALVLPNTSPGGARLLAEKLRQSIASMNIPHIAPSQGSSLTVSIGLATVVPQVGSHSRQLIQSADQGLYAAKHNGRNQVAVG
- a CDS encoding chemotaxis response regulator protein-glutamate methylesterase; the protein is MKIAIVNDMPMAVEALRRALAFEPAHQIAWVAGNGAEAVERCAELTPDLILMDLIMPVMDGVEATRRIMAATPCAIVIVTVDREQNVHRVFEAMGHGALDVVDTPALGAGNPKDAAAPLLRKILNIGWLIGERDTRARPAPPPVRDSAQRQRLIAIGSSAGGPAALEILLKALPKGFPAAIVLVQHVDQVFAEGMAQWLTSSSGLEVRLARDGEPPQAGTVLLAGTNHHIRLLKNGTLAYTAEPVNEIYRPSIDVFFESVARYWNGDAVGVLLTGMGRDGAQGLKLMRQRGFLTIAQNQESCAVYGMPKAAAAIDAAMEIRSLDSIAPRLKEVFTQ
- the prfB gene encoding peptide chain release factor 2 (programmed frameshift), translating into MEINPILNSIKDLSERSETIRGYLDYDQKHDRLTEVNRELEDPNVWNNPSYAQELGRERSLLAQIVDTLDEMSSGLADAKDLLLMSAEEEDQAAVDDVAAEVERLRESLEKLEFRRMFSGEMDQNNAYLDIQAGSGGTEAQDWANILLRMYLRWADKRGFDATIMELSAGEVAGIKGATVHIKGEYAFGWLRTEIGVHRLVRKSPFDSGNRRHTSFSAVFVSPEIDDNIEIDINPSDLRIDTYRSSGAGGQHVNTTDSAVRITHVPTNTVVSCQNERSQHANKDTAMKMLRARLYEQEVQKRNAASQALEDTKSDIGWGHQIRSYVLDASRIKDLRTSVERSDCDKVLDGDIDEYLIASLKQGL